In a genomic window of Methylovirgula sp. 4M-Z18:
- a CDS encoding CaiB/BaiF CoA transferase family protein has translation MGPLAGLKVVEFAGLGPVPFCGMLLGDLGADVLRIDKPEAGDRNVEIPTKFDLHNRSKRSVAVDIKTPAGLALVMELIDRADILIEGFRPGVAERLGFGPETCLERNPLLIYGRATGWGQDGPLAQSVGHDINYIALTGALDLIGSSDGPPIPPLNLLGDYGGGALYLAFGLMCAVFEARQSGRGQVIDAAMIDGVTSLLTVFHAFRQAGALAPQRGANLLDGGAPFYTCYRTKDDRYVAIGAIEDRFYLELLRLVGLDKVDLPDRNDHRNWPDLRRRFAEIFETRTRGEWTALFEGRDACLSPVLSLDEATQHPHNRARSMFETVDSLSHSRPVPRFSRTPGKIQRSAPRRGEHTHEALKDWAVSEAAIENALRSGALLAGIEHSRESASEKSE, from the coding sequence TTGGGGCCGCTTGCGGGACTGAAGGTGGTCGAGTTTGCCGGCCTTGGCCCGGTGCCGTTCTGCGGCATGCTCCTTGGCGATCTCGGCGCCGACGTCCTTCGTATCGACAAGCCGGAAGCCGGCGACCGCAACGTCGAAATTCCGACCAAGTTCGACTTGCACAACCGCAGCAAGCGGTCCGTTGCCGTCGATATCAAAACGCCGGCCGGCCTTGCCCTCGTCATGGAACTGATCGACCGAGCCGACATCCTCATCGAGGGCTTTCGGCCGGGCGTCGCGGAGCGGCTCGGATTTGGGCCCGAAACATGCCTGGAACGAAACCCGCTCCTGATCTATGGCCGCGCGACGGGCTGGGGCCAGGATGGCCCTCTTGCCCAATCGGTTGGGCACGACATCAACTACATTGCGTTGACGGGAGCGCTTGATCTCATTGGATCGAGCGACGGGCCGCCAATTCCGCCGCTTAATCTGCTTGGTGACTATGGCGGTGGCGCATTGTATCTGGCGTTCGGCCTGATGTGCGCGGTCTTTGAAGCGCGGCAATCTGGCCGCGGCCAGGTGATCGATGCGGCTATGATCGATGGCGTCACCAGCCTCCTCACCGTCTTTCATGCGTTCCGCCAGGCGGGCGCTCTCGCGCCGCAGCGTGGCGCAAATCTTCTCGATGGCGGCGCTCCGTTCTATACGTGTTATCGAACCAAAGACGACCGCTATGTCGCCATCGGCGCGATCGAGGATCGATTCTATCTCGAATTGCTCCGCCTCGTCGGCCTCGATAAGGTCGATCTTCCCGACCGCAACGACCACCGCAATTGGCCGGACCTTCGGCGGCGTTTTGCGGAAATATTCGAAACGCGAACGCGCGGAGAATGGACGGCGCTGTTCGAGGGGCGCGACGCCTGCCTTTCTCCTGTCCTGTCGCTCGATGAAGCGACACAGCATCCGCACAATCGCGCAAGATCCATGTTCGAGACCGTTGACAGCCTCAGCCACTCGCGGCCAGTACCCCGTTTCTCGCGCACACCCGGCAAGATTCAGCGGTCCGCACCAAGGCGCGGCGAACATACACACGAAGCGCTGAAGGATTGGGCCGTGAGCGAAGCTGCCATCGAGAACGCCCTTCGCTCCGGCGCGCTCCTCGCCGGCATCGAGCACTCTCGAGAGTCCGCTTCAGAAAAATCAGAATGA
- a CDS encoding HlyD family secretion protein, with the protein MSQTETNPKVQPTERKQEAPWSPDLVVGTAPRNPMRRTFSVLLTLAVVALAAVLVRAMWSAYMDAPWTRDGTVRAYIVTVAPEVGGNVVTLPVADNQFVHKGDLLLQIDPTNYKITSEQAEAALRQAQANAQNVDAEMEIQRAQIAASQAQVDQAQAALTFAKQQATRSQDLMQSNAGTIQSVQQTESQLRQQEAALASADAALKQAQRRIDSLNAQRSGAEASVGQAQAQLDRAKVNLERTEIRSPANGWVTNLIVRSGAYASAEKSIISIVDADSFWVDAYFEETNLTDIRVGDPAEVKLMGYSDIVHGHVDSIARAISVANAQPNGQGVATVNPIFTWVRLAQRIPVRIHIDQVPQDVILAAGMTATVQIDAPTHTKGP; encoded by the coding sequence ATGTCCCAAACCGAAACCAATCCGAAAGTTCAACCCACCGAACGCAAGCAAGAAGCGCCCTGGTCGCCCGATCTCGTGGTCGGTACGGCGCCGCGCAATCCGATGCGGCGGACTTTTTCGGTGCTGCTCACGCTTGCCGTCGTTGCGCTTGCCGCAGTCCTCGTGCGGGCCATGTGGTCCGCCTACATGGATGCGCCCTGGACGCGGGACGGAACGGTCCGCGCCTATATCGTGACCGTTGCGCCGGAGGTAGGGGGGAACGTCGTCACTTTGCCGGTGGCCGACAACCAATTTGTGCACAAGGGCGATTTGCTGCTGCAGATCGATCCGACCAATTACAAGATCACGTCCGAACAGGCGGAAGCCGCATTGCGCCAGGCGCAGGCGAATGCGCAGAATGTCGACGCGGAGATGGAAATCCAACGGGCGCAAATCGCGGCGAGCCAGGCGCAAGTCGACCAGGCGCAGGCGGCATTGACCTTCGCGAAGCAGCAGGCGACGCGTTCGCAGGATTTGATGCAAAGCAACGCCGGAACGATTCAGAGCGTGCAACAGACGGAGTCCCAATTGCGGCAACAGGAGGCTGCGCTTGCGAGCGCTGATGCGGCGCTGAAACAGGCGCAACGCCGCATCGACTCGCTCAATGCACAGCGCAGCGGCGCGGAAGCGAGCGTCGGCCAGGCGCAGGCACAGCTCGATCGTGCCAAGGTCAATCTGGAGCGCACGGAAATTCGCTCACCGGCGAATGGCTGGGTGACCAATCTCATCGTGCGGTCGGGCGCCTATGCCTCCGCGGAGAAGAGCATCATTTCGATCGTCGACGCCGATTCCTTCTGGGTCGATGCGTATTTCGAGGAAACCAATCTCACGGATATTCGCGTGGGCGACCCGGCCGAGGTGAAATTGATGGGGTACAGCGACATCGTCCATGGTCACGTCGACAGTATCGCGCGCGCGATCAGTGTCGCGAACGCGCAACCGAATGGGCAAGGCGTCGCGACGGTCAATCCGATTTTCACTTGGGTGCGGCTGGCACAGCGCATTCCGGTTCGCATCCATATCGATCAGGTGCCACAAGACGTGATTCTCGCCGCCGGCATGACGGCGACGGTGCAAATCGATGCGCCGACGCACACCAAAGGGCCGTAG
- a CDS encoding DUF1656 domain-containing protein, with amino-acid sequence MKFVEVDVLGVYVAPIAVMLLVAWIITIILCRIADRFSLLRYVWHPPLFVGAVYLIVLSSIVLFAAR; translated from the coding sequence ATGAAATTCGTCGAAGTCGATGTCCTGGGTGTCTATGTCGCGCCGATTGCGGTGATGCTGCTCGTCGCCTGGATCATCACGATTATCCTGTGCCGGATCGCCGATCGTTTCAGCCTGCTCCGTTACGTTTGGCATCCACCCCTCTTCGTGGGGGCGGTTTATCTGATCGTCCTCTCCTCCATCGTCCTCTTCGCCGCACGTTGA
- a CDS encoding FUSC family protein gives MISLTANRIAKLKAVGIPLLYGLRLWLSIVLALYVAFRLELDEPGWAATTAAVVCLPQVGSSLRKAWFRILGTLVGAVVSLLLAAWFPQSRFLFLTSIAVWAGASAFAATLLRNFAAYGAALSGYTVAIVAGGALGAVGGLNADAVFDLAIGRASEIGIGIACAGSIRAVTDIGDAPRKLAAASARLYADIMRGFADTLAHAGEDPIDTRPVRRELLKRVIALDPLIDQTIGESSQIRAHSPVMQRAVDGLFAALVGWTAVGNHLGRLLRGEDRQQVEIVLQCIPSELRAVVERSDGTSWAANPRDLRHLCEAGVQRLNGLTADTPSLRLLADKTAVALAGMVHALEGLALVAHGQRPRSLRGTMYLRVPDLLPALVNAARAFVTIAALALFWVITGWPGGVGAIVLAMVLVILLAPRADQAYATARAFATGVVMDVPLTAFIHFVVLPSVPANFIAFSLVLGACLVPLGALTLWAGKPWQTGMFNAMTMLFVSMLGPTNLMSYNDLGFYNSSLATVTGCLAACASFRLIPPLLPSFRARRLLRLTLKDLRRLAKGRIHRDWNGHVFGRLAVLPAEASPLQRAQMLAAFSVGREIIQLRCLAIWLGLDADLERALTPVSQGHSVRAISELARFDSVLTAKGEAGMATQTVLRARGSIIVLSEALALHGAYFDTGARA, from the coding sequence GGTTTCGCATTCTCGGCACGCTGGTTGGGGCTGTGGTCAGCCTGTTGCTGGCGGCGTGGTTTCCGCAAAGCAGGTTTTTGTTTCTCACGAGCATCGCCGTATGGGCCGGCGCTTCGGCTTTCGCGGCGACGCTCTTGCGGAATTTTGCCGCTTATGGCGCAGCCCTTTCCGGCTACACCGTGGCGATCGTTGCGGGCGGGGCGCTCGGGGCCGTTGGCGGCCTCAATGCCGACGCCGTCTTCGATTTGGCGATCGGGCGCGCGAGCGAAATTGGCATCGGTATCGCATGCGCCGGATCGATCCGCGCAGTGACCGATATCGGCGATGCGCCTCGGAAGCTTGCGGCCGCTTCGGCGCGGCTCTATGCCGACATCATGCGCGGATTTGCCGACACGTTGGCGCATGCGGGTGAAGATCCAATCGACACGCGGCCCGTGCGGCGCGAGCTCTTGAAACGTGTGATTGCCCTTGATCCGCTGATCGATCAGACGATCGGCGAGTCGTCGCAGATTCGGGCCCATTCGCCGGTAATGCAAAGGGCGGTCGACGGCCTCTTCGCCGCCTTGGTCGGTTGGACCGCGGTTGGAAATCATTTGGGGCGGCTGTTGCGGGGAGAGGACCGGCAACAAGTGGAGATCGTCCTGCAGTGTATTCCGTCGGAACTGCGCGCGGTCGTGGAGCGGTCGGACGGGACGTCGTGGGCTGCCAATCCGCGCGATCTGCGGCACCTGTGCGAGGCCGGCGTGCAGCGGTTGAACGGCCTTACGGCAGATACACCTTCGCTGCGGTTGCTTGCGGACAAGACGGCGGTCGCGCTGGCGGGGATGGTCCATGCGCTCGAAGGATTGGCGCTCGTGGCTCACGGGCAACGCCCGCGCTCTTTGCGCGGCACCATGTATCTGCGTGTCCCCGATCTTCTGCCGGCGCTTGTCAATGCCGCCCGCGCTTTTGTGACCATCGCCGCGCTCGCCTTGTTCTGGGTCATCACGGGATGGCCGGGCGGTGTCGGCGCGATTGTTCTGGCGATGGTTCTGGTCATTCTCCTCGCGCCGCGGGCCGATCAAGCCTATGCCACCGCGCGCGCTTTCGCGACCGGCGTCGTCATGGACGTGCCGCTGACCGCATTCATCCACTTCGTCGTGCTGCCGAGCGTGCCGGCTAATTTCATCGCCTTTAGTCTCGTTCTAGGCGCCTGCCTGGTTCCGCTTGGTGCGCTGACATTGTGGGCGGGGAAACCGTGGCAGACGGGCATGTTCAACGCCATGACCATGCTCTTCGTCTCGATGCTTGGGCCGACGAATTTGATGAGCTACAATGATCTGGGATTCTACAACAGCAGCTTGGCCACGGTGACGGGTTGCCTCGCCGCCTGTGCGTCCTTCCGCCTGATCCCGCCGCTTTTGCCCAGCTTTCGCGCGCGCCGTCTTCTCCGTCTCACCTTGAAAGACCTGCGCCGCTTGGCCAAGGGGCGCATACATCGGGATTGGAACGGTCATGTCTTCGGGCGGCTCGCTGTGCTGCCGGCGGAAGCATCGCCATTGCAGCGGGCGCAAATGCTGGCGGCTTTTTCCGTTGGCCGCGAAATCATTCAGCTCCGCTGCCTTGCCATTTGGCTCGGTCTCGACGCCGACCTTGAGCGCGCGCTTACACCTGTCTCGCAAGGCCATAGTGTGCGCGCCATTTCGGAGCTCGCGCGTTTCGACTCCGTCTTGACGGCGAAGGGGGAGGCCGGCATGGCGACACAAACCGTGTTACGGGCGCGCGGCAGCATTATCGTGCTGTCCGAGGCGCTCGCTTTGCATGGTGCCTATTTCGATACCGGAGCGCGCGCATGA